In Synechococcus sp. KORDI-100, a single window of DNA contains:
- a CDS encoding NAD(P)/FAD-dependent oxidoreductase, with translation MSDNADPIHDVLVIGSGAAGGAAAVHLSAAHHDVCLLERSDGKSLKPCGGGMAAAVQHWFPFSLEPAVEQVVRRVDFSWCLQDPVVAELPGDAPFWIVRRERLDQLLAEEATNHGAVHQTGVDVTHVERHGADWQVTAKDGRQWRARALVIADGSGSPWPQRLGIGPRGVNHASTVSVRLEGQGSLDDGSARFEFGLVPQGFAWAFPLAGGVNVGVGSFIGRDELDSNAVLRQLLPDLGFAEDAGERQHRRLRIWNGHHCLHGDGVLVVGDAASLCDPFLAEGLRPALMSGCEAAVHLSRWLRGEQTSLRSYSSAMRERWGESMAWGRRIAQVFYRFPGVGYQLGIKRPTAPRRIAQILSGEMGYGDIAQRVIKRLLLQRG, from the coding sequence GTGAGCGACAACGCTGACCCGATCCACGACGTCCTGGTCATTGGATCCGGAGCCGCTGGTGGTGCTGCTGCTGTGCATCTCTCAGCAGCACATCACGATGTCTGTCTCCTGGAGCGTTCCGATGGCAAGAGCCTGAAGCCCTGTGGCGGCGGCATGGCCGCAGCGGTTCAGCACTGGTTCCCCTTCTCTCTCGAACCAGCTGTCGAACAGGTGGTTCGAAGAGTGGACTTCAGCTGGTGCCTGCAGGACCCGGTGGTGGCTGAACTACCAGGAGATGCTCCGTTCTGGATTGTGCGACGGGAGCGACTGGATCAGCTGTTGGCCGAGGAGGCGACAAACCATGGTGCCGTGCACCAGACCGGCGTTGATGTGACCCACGTCGAACGTCATGGGGCTGACTGGCAGGTCACGGCGAAGGATGGTCGTCAATGGCGGGCGCGCGCGCTCGTGATTGCCGATGGTTCGGGGTCGCCATGGCCGCAACGGCTCGGGATCGGGCCACGCGGCGTGAACCATGCCAGCACCGTTTCCGTGCGCCTTGAGGGCCAGGGATCACTGGATGACGGCTCGGCCCGCTTTGAATTCGGCCTCGTGCCCCAGGGCTTCGCCTGGGCCTTCCCTTTGGCGGGTGGTGTGAATGTCGGCGTCGGCAGCTTCATCGGCCGCGATGAACTGGACAGCAACGCTGTGCTTCGACAGCTGCTGCCGGACCTTGGCTTTGCCGAGGATGCCGGCGAGCGACAGCATCGTCGTCTGCGCATCTGGAATGGCCATCACTGTCTTCATGGCGATGGTGTTCTCGTCGTCGGGGATGCCGCTTCGCTGTGCGACCCGTTCCTGGCGGAGGGTCTCAGGCCAGCCCTGATGAGTGGCTGCGAGGCAGCGGTGCATCTGAGCCGATGGCTGCGCGGGGAGCAGACCAGTCTCAGGAGCTACAGCAGTGCCATGCGCGAACGCTGGGGGGAGTCGATGGCCTGGGGACGGCGAATCGCCCAGGTGTTCTACCGCTTCCCAGGTGTTGGTTATCAGCTTGGCATCAAACGACCGACAGCTCCAAGACGGATTGCCCAGATCCTCTCTGGAGAAATGGGCTATGGGGATATTGCTCAACGGGTGATCAAACGCCTGCTGCTGCAACGGGGCTAG
- a CDS encoding transaldolase has translation MASLLEQLSSMTVVVADTGDLEAIRKFTPRDATTNPSLILAAAQIPAYQSLIDEALRSSRKLIGPNAPVEDVVREALDEISVIFGKEILKIVPRRVSTEVDARLSYDTDATIEKGRKLIRLYNDAGISNDRVLIKIASTWEGIKAAEVLEKEGIHCNLTLLFGFGQAVACAEAGVTLISPFVGRILDWYKADTGRDAYPGPEDPGVISVTRIFNYYKTYGYNTEVMGASFRNLDEITELAGCDLLTISPKLLDQLRESNATLTQKLDGSNPTSSEEQIHVDRERFDAMMKDDRMATDKLGEGIKGFSKAIETLEHQLAHRLAELEGGSAFGHAVQEIFMLNDMNGDGSITRDEWLGSDAVFDALDQDHDGLISQADVRMGFGAALALTTV, from the coding sequence ATGGCCAGCTTGCTCGAGCAGCTCTCGTCCATGACCGTGGTTGTGGCGGATACCGGTGATCTTGAAGCGATTCGCAAGTTCACCCCCCGCGACGCCACCACGAATCCATCCCTGATTCTCGCGGCTGCCCAGATTCCCGCATATCAAAGTTTGATTGACGAAGCTCTGAGATCGTCTCGGAAGCTGATCGGGCCGAATGCACCCGTTGAAGACGTCGTTCGTGAAGCACTGGACGAAATCAGTGTGATTTTCGGCAAGGAGATCCTCAAGATCGTTCCTCGTCGTGTGTCGACGGAAGTGGATGCCCGCCTGAGCTACGACACGGACGCCACGATTGAAAAAGGTCGGAAGTTGATTCGCCTCTACAACGATGCAGGCATCAGCAATGACCGGGTTCTGATCAAGATCGCCTCAACCTGGGAGGGGATCAAGGCCGCTGAAGTTCTGGAGAAGGAGGGCATCCACTGCAACCTCACGCTTCTGTTTGGTTTCGGCCAGGCCGTTGCCTGCGCTGAAGCCGGTGTCACCTTGATCTCGCCGTTTGTGGGGCGCATCCTCGATTGGTACAAAGCGGATACCGGGCGTGACGCTTACCCCGGCCCCGAAGACCCCGGAGTAATCTCAGTGACACGGATCTTCAACTATTACAAGACCTACGGCTACAACACCGAGGTGATGGGGGCCAGTTTCCGCAATCTTGATGAAATCACCGAACTGGCCGGCTGCGATCTGCTCACCATTTCACCCAAGTTGTTGGACCAGCTGCGTGAAAGCAACGCCACGCTCACCCAGAAGCTGGATGGTTCCAATCCCACGAGCAGTGAGGAACAGATTCATGTGGACCGTGAACGGTTCGACGCGATGATGAAGGACGACCGGATGGCAACCGACAAGCTCGGGGAAGGCATCAAGGGCTTCAGCAAAGCCATTGAAACCCTGGAGCATCAACTGGCCCATCGTCTTGCCGAACTCGAGGGTGGCTCCGCCTTCGGGCACGCCGTTCAGGAGATCTTCATGCTCAACGACATGAATGGTGATGGCTCGATCACACGCGATGAATGGCTGGGCAGTGATGCCGTGTTCGATGCTCTCGATCAGGACCATGACGGCCTGATCTCCCAGGCCGATGTGCGCATGGGCTTTGGAGCGGCACTGGCACTGACCACGGTCTGA
- the cobO gene encoding cob(I)yrinic acid a,c-diamide adenosyltransferase — protein sequence MSKSDLDRQATDLGMGGHLAPEADDAGYRRRMERRQQVQKQRVGERNKEKGLVLVFTGHGKGKTTAALGLVLRTLGHGERVAIVQFIKGGWEPGEARALRTFGDQVHWHALGEGFTWETQDRARDQQLVEQAWQTSLTYLRDAAIHLVVLDEINVAMKLGYIEAATVIAGLEERPSLTHVALTGRGAPELLINRADLVTEMTLIHHPFREQGVKAQAGIEF from the coding sequence ATGAGCAAGTCCGATCTTGATCGCCAGGCCACCGACCTCGGCATGGGGGGCCACCTCGCCCCTGAAGCCGATGATGCCGGCTACCGCCGCCGCATGGAACGTCGGCAGCAGGTGCAGAAGCAACGGGTCGGGGAGCGCAACAAGGAAAAGGGTCTGGTGCTGGTCTTCACCGGCCATGGCAAGGGCAAAACGACGGCCGCCCTGGGGTTGGTTCTACGCACCCTTGGCCATGGTGAACGGGTCGCCATCGTTCAGTTTATCAAGGGGGGTTGGGAACCGGGTGAAGCCAGAGCTCTGCGAACCTTCGGCGACCAGGTGCACTGGCATGCCCTTGGCGAAGGGTTCACCTGGGAGACCCAGGATCGGGCCCGCGATCAGCAGTTGGTGGAACAGGCCTGGCAGACGTCGCTGACCTATCTGCGAGATGCCGCCATCCACCTGGTCGTGCTCGATGAGATCAACGTGGCTATGAAACTGGGATACATCGAGGCGGCCACGGTGATCGCCGGGCTGGAGGAGCGACCTTCGCTCACCCACGTCGCCCTCACCGGACGTGGAGCACCCGAGCTGCTGATCAACAGGGCGGATCTCGTGACGGAGATGACGCTGATTCACCACCCGTTCCGCGAACAAGGGGTGAAAGCACAGGCGGGGATTGAGTTCTGA
- a CDS encoding penicillin-binding protein 2, protein MSSRLSTPRRSSANRARTRVIPLQKVPAQRLWWVFLILSAGLLGLMGRMAWLQLVQTNELESRARQLQTQQSQPLGQRRPIVDRHGRLVAMDEERFRLWAHPRYFNFPGDPLDMVRSPEDVAERLAAVLSIPKDKLLREMGTQESGIKLHSGIDPETASRIRAMGISGLDLEAYPQRIYPQGDLFANVVGFLNDERVAQAGLEQSRDDELLRHEQARSLRRGADGTPLPDDLAPGVFFGDDLRLQLTLDSRLQELSAKALTAQVKKWNAKKGAVIVMDASNGELLVLASTPTYDPNRFWQFHPGRFREWSVQDLYEPGSTFKPINLALALQEGAIQPGDRVHDVGRLQIGGWPINNHDKRANGLVDFPTVLQVSSNVGMVQAMRRLKNDVYWDWMKRLGIDARPDTDLPGAVAGQLKTKEQFTTQPIEPATTAFGQGFSLTPLKLAQLHGLLANGGRLVSPHITRGFRSGSALAPATAPNGQQLLKPEVTKTLMSWMESVVEKGSGKGVKTPGYRIGGKTGTAQKALNGIYLPGAKICSFVAALPIEKPRYIVLVVVDEPQGENAYGSTVAVPVAKQVIDALLVVEKIPPSKPAELNKAAKS, encoded by the coding sequence ATGAGCTCCCGGTTGTCCACCCCAAGACGGTCGTCGGCGAACCGCGCCCGTACCCGTGTCATTCCCCTTCAGAAGGTTCCCGCGCAACGACTCTGGTGGGTGTTTCTTATCCTCAGCGCTGGGTTGCTGGGGTTGATGGGTCGGATGGCCTGGCTGCAGCTGGTGCAGACCAATGAACTGGAGTCTAGAGCACGCCAGCTTCAAACCCAGCAGAGCCAGCCACTGGGGCAACGCCGTCCAATCGTTGATCGCCATGGCCGTCTTGTCGCCATGGACGAGGAACGCTTCCGTCTCTGGGCCCATCCCCGCTACTTCAATTTCCCTGGGGATCCCCTCGACATGGTCCGATCACCGGAGGACGTGGCTGAGCGCCTCGCTGCCGTGTTGTCGATCCCCAAGGACAAGCTGCTCCGCGAGATGGGGACACAGGAGTCGGGGATCAAGCTTCACAGCGGCATTGATCCTGAGACGGCCTCCAGGATTCGAGCCATGGGGATCAGTGGCCTTGATCTGGAGGCCTATCCCCAGCGCATCTACCCCCAGGGTGATCTCTTCGCCAATGTCGTTGGCTTCCTCAACGATGAACGGGTTGCGCAGGCCGGGCTGGAACAGAGTCGTGATGATGAGCTGCTGCGTCACGAACAGGCTCGCAGTCTTCGCCGGGGAGCGGACGGCACCCCTCTTCCGGATGACCTGGCGCCGGGTGTGTTCTTCGGTGATGACCTGCGCCTTCAGTTAACCCTTGATTCACGGCTTCAGGAACTCTCCGCCAAAGCCCTGACAGCTCAGGTGAAGAAGTGGAACGCGAAAAAGGGCGCCGTGATTGTGATGGATGCCAGCAACGGTGAATTGCTGGTCCTGGCCTCCACGCCGACCTATGACCCCAATCGGTTCTGGCAGTTCCATCCGGGTCGTTTTCGTGAATGGTCTGTCCAGGACCTCTATGAACCCGGCTCGACGTTCAAGCCGATCAATCTCGCCCTCGCCCTGCAGGAGGGTGCGATTCAGCCCGGCGATCGCGTGCACGATGTCGGCCGTCTCCAGATCGGTGGATGGCCGATCAACAACCACGACAAGCGGGCCAACGGACTCGTTGATTTCCCTACGGTTCTTCAGGTCTCGAGCAATGTCGGCATGGTGCAGGCCATGCGCCGACTCAAGAACGACGTGTACTGGGACTGGATGAAGCGTCTGGGCATCGACGCCAGGCCGGATACCGATCTGCCGGGAGCGGTCGCCGGCCAGCTCAAGACCAAGGAGCAGTTCACCACCCAGCCGATTGAGCCGGCAACCACTGCTTTCGGACAAGGGTTCTCCCTCACTCCGCTCAAGCTGGCGCAGTTGCATGGTCTTCTGGCCAACGGCGGCCGTCTTGTCAGCCCCCACATCACCCGTGGCTTCCGTTCCGGCAGTGCCCTTGCACCGGCAACGGCTCCGAACGGTCAGCAGCTGCTGAAGCCGGAGGTGACCAAGACCTTGATGAGCTGGATGGAGTCTGTGGTTGAAAAAGGCAGCGGCAAGGGTGTGAAAACTCCGGGATATCGCATCGGTGGCAAGACCGGCACGGCTCAGAAGGCTCTCAACGGCATCTACCTGCCTGGGGCGAAAATCTGCAGTTTCGTGGCTGCACTGCCGATCGAGAAGCCGCGTTACATCGTTTTGGTTGTCGTCGACGAACCCCAGGGTGAGAACGCCTACGGATCGACGGTGGCTGTCCCCGTCGCCAAACAGGTGATTGATGCCCTGCTGGTGGTGGAGAAAATCCCCCCGTCCAAACCTGCAGAATTGAACAAGGCCGCGAAGAGCTGA
- a CDS encoding CPBP family intramembrane glutamic endopeptidase: MQPSSSRPTNPAWKIPLAVVALLLATVIWLVGLIDSLTRPSVAPSLQVQQQELSLLAQPSVPETLQGVLVGGDPRDVLLQALQGSTERLNQRQQVLLSLLSTQPAESPELEPMFQNDPLLVRLRCEAAGGDVMVCNDPRVSRAAALRLGLSIAFPLLSVIGGCVLLLRQGWLFVLKRQSPWPPLRGPALTLVDMVLLVAGGFVVISAVGVPVVAVPLVQSLTSSLASPRREALGVVIQYGVMALPGVLILRRQLRALPTDQRPADGWLQWQWQPVRSAMGSAVAGWLMVTPVVMLTGWLLVKLVGDPGGSNPLLELVLGSRDPLALALLAFTAVVLAPLFEELIFRGALLPVLATRLGALPAVVLSALLFGLAHISIGELAPLTVLGMGLALVRLSSGRLFPCVLMHALWNAITFVNLLLL, from the coding sequence GTGCAGCCCAGCTCTTCACGACCAACCAATCCGGCTTGGAAGATTCCACTTGCCGTCGTAGCCCTGCTGTTGGCCACGGTGATCTGGTTGGTCGGGCTGATTGACAGTCTCACGCGCCCGTCAGTGGCCCCGTCCCTGCAGGTTCAGCAGCAGGAGCTCAGTCTTCTTGCCCAACCATCCGTTCCGGAAACCCTGCAGGGGGTGCTTGTCGGAGGCGATCCCCGCGACGTGCTGCTGCAGGCTTTGCAAGGCTCAACGGAGCGGCTCAATCAGCGTCAGCAGGTGTTGTTGTCACTTCTGTCGACACAGCCAGCTGAGTCCCCTGAGCTGGAGCCGATGTTCCAGAACGACCCCCTTCTGGTGCGTTTGCGCTGTGAGGCTGCCGGAGGCGATGTGATGGTCTGCAACGACCCCCGCGTCTCCAGGGCCGCTGCCCTGCGCCTTGGCCTCAGCATCGCGTTCCCCCTTCTGAGTGTTATTGGCGGCTGCGTCCTGCTGCTTCGCCAGGGGTGGCTGTTCGTCTTGAAACGTCAGTCCCCATGGCCGCCGTTGCGGGGTCCTGCACTGACCCTGGTCGACATGGTGTTGCTTGTCGCTGGTGGATTCGTCGTGATCAGCGCTGTTGGAGTACCGGTTGTGGCAGTACCACTGGTTCAATCACTGACCTCGAGCCTGGCGAGTCCCAGGAGAGAAGCCCTCGGTGTGGTGATTCAGTACGGCGTCATGGCCTTGCCGGGCGTGTTGATCCTGAGACGACAGCTTCGCGCGCTGCCGACCGATCAACGGCCTGCAGACGGCTGGTTGCAGTGGCAGTGGCAACCGGTTCGCTCTGCCATGGGTTCGGCGGTTGCGGGATGGCTGATGGTCACACCGGTCGTCATGCTGACGGGCTGGCTGTTGGTGAAGCTCGTCGGGGATCCCGGTGGCAGCAACCCCCTGCTGGAACTGGTGCTCGGCAGTCGTGACCCGCTGGCTCTGGCGTTGCTGGCCTTCACGGCTGTGGTGCTGGCCCCCCTGTTCGAGGAATTGATTTTCCGAGGTGCGCTCTTGCCGGTTCTGGCGACTCGTCTCGGAGCCCTGCCGGCAGTGGTGCTCAGTGCTCTGCTGTTCGGTCTGGCGCACATCAGCATCGGCGAACTGGCTCCTCTCACAGTCCTGGGGATGGGACTGGCGCTGGTCCGGCTCAGCAGTGGACGCCTGTTCCCCTGCGTCTTGATGCACGCGCTCTGGAACGCGATCACGTTCGTCAATCTTCTTTTGCTGTAA
- the pyrH gene encoding UMP kinase yields the protein MAYTRVLLKLSGEALMGSQGYGIDPAIVQSIAEDVAAVVAGGTELAIVVGGGNIFRGLKGSAAGMERATADYVGMLATVMNAITLQDGLERAGVPTRVQTAIAMQEVAEPYIRRKAIRHLEKGRVVVFGAGCGNPFFTTDTTAALRAAEINADVVFKATKVDGVYDKDPAKHPDAVKHAQLSYQDVLSGELGVMDSTAIALCKDNNIPIVVFNLFEPGNIGRAVAGEPIGSRIGDPA from the coding sequence ATGGCGTACACGCGGGTTCTGCTGAAACTCAGCGGCGAAGCCCTGATGGGGTCCCAGGGATACGGCATTGACCCCGCCATCGTTCAGTCGATCGCCGAGGACGTGGCGGCAGTCGTGGCCGGTGGCACCGAACTGGCGATCGTGGTCGGCGGCGGCAACATCTTCCGGGGTCTGAAAGGATCAGCGGCCGGAATGGAACGAGCAACGGCGGACTACGTCGGCATGCTGGCCACGGTGATGAATGCGATCACCCTCCAGGACGGCCTCGAGAGGGCGGGGGTTCCCACCCGCGTGCAGACCGCCATCGCCATGCAGGAAGTGGCGGAGCCCTACATCCGCCGCAAGGCGATCCGTCATCTTGAAAAGGGCCGTGTTGTGGTTTTCGGGGCCGGTTGCGGCAACCCCTTCTTCACCACAGACACAACAGCAGCCCTGCGGGCTGCCGAGATCAATGCGGATGTGGTCTTCAAGGCAACCAAGGTGGATGGGGTCTACGACAAGGACCCCGCCAAACACCCCGATGCGGTGAAGCATGCACAGCTCAGCTATCAGGATGTGCTCAGCGGAGAACTGGGCGTGATGGACAGCACCGCCATCGCCCTCTGCAAGGACAACAACATCCCGATTGTTGTTTTCAACCTGTTCGAGCCTGGCAACATCGGCAGAGCCGTGGCCGGGGAACCGATCGGGTCCCGCATCGGCGACCCCGCCTGA
- a CDS encoding Crp/Fnr family transcriptional regulator, which yields MNLLDTMRALASKGEVVTLRSGDVLFRSGEMGESMYGILEGTIRLTWTAKDGKEGHEDIKAGNVFGAGALVMDNHQRLGTATAAEDSRLIEMNREKFLFAMQEAPMFAVELLASVDERLRDIKLASS from the coding sequence GTGAACCTTCTCGACACCATGCGTGCCCTTGCCAGCAAAGGTGAGGTGGTGACACTCAGATCCGGAGATGTTCTGTTTCGCTCCGGGGAGATGGGCGAGTCGATGTACGGAATCCTGGAGGGAACCATCCGGCTCACCTGGACAGCCAAAGATGGCAAGGAAGGTCATGAGGACATCAAGGCAGGGAATGTCTTTGGAGCAGGAGCCTTGGTGATGGACAACCATCAGCGACTCGGGACCGCCACAGCAGCTGAAGACAGCCGCTTGATCGAGATGAATCGCGAAAAATTTTTGTTTGCGATGCAGGAAGCCCCGATGTTCGCCGTCGAGCTGCTGGCGTCCGTTGATGAACGGCTACGTGACATCAAATTGGCGTCGAGTTGA
- a CDS encoding MFS transporter, producing MGLRLGLFQLSLGSLSVLTLGLLNRLLIQDFGMSAAVVSLAIGIQELMGFSRAWFGHRSDRMPVGMLRRTPFLLGSSLGVSVLFGAAIWVVLQLAESRAFNASQDTLWMVLLTLIFIGIGTAVSAGGTAFSALIVDLTSERERTRLLSVLWSLRLVGVLLATGLVNRLFGQACEAGASRADVIQGLQQLMVAAPPILLVLGVLAVIGVEPRRPATSDANGASTLQLPLPLPLPQLLSTMFAVPQVKRFMAVMCLFTFAMFLNDAVLEPYGAALFGMNICATTALNALLAVGFLSGLLLSGFQVVPAMGMVRGCQLGAVMASSALAVMLMASPEQWQLMFRSAIALFGLALGICIHSCLNLMFNFVQPGLNAVLMGLWGVGYAYSRGLATISGGSLLTLFQTMTR from the coding sequence ATGGGTCTGCGGCTCGGGCTGTTTCAGCTCAGCCTCGGAAGTCTCAGCGTCTTGACCCTGGGCCTGCTGAATCGTCTGCTGATCCAGGATTTTGGGATGTCTGCGGCCGTGGTGTCACTGGCGATCGGCATCCAGGAGCTGATGGGTTTTTCACGGGCATGGTTCGGGCATCGGTCCGATCGCATGCCGGTTGGGATGCTGCGACGAACGCCTTTTCTGCTCGGCAGTTCCCTGGGGGTGTCTGTGCTCTTCGGCGCAGCGATCTGGGTGGTGCTTCAGCTCGCTGAATCCAGAGCATTCAATGCTTCGCAGGACACGCTCTGGATGGTCCTGCTGACGCTGATCTTCATCGGGATTGGAACAGCCGTCTCTGCCGGGGGAACGGCGTTTTCAGCATTGATTGTGGATCTCACCTCAGAACGGGAGCGAACGCGCCTGTTGTCCGTTTTGTGGTCATTGCGATTGGTGGGGGTGCTGCTCGCAACGGGTTTGGTGAATCGCCTGTTTGGTCAGGCCTGCGAGGCGGGAGCGAGTCGTGCCGATGTGATTCAAGGCCTGCAACAGCTGATGGTTGCGGCACCTCCAATCCTTCTGGTGCTCGGGGTGCTGGCCGTGATCGGCGTTGAACCACGCCGTCCCGCAACCTCTGATGCCAACGGCGCATCAACGTTGCAGCTGCCACTGCCACTTCCACTGCCGCAGTTGCTCAGCACGATGTTCGCCGTGCCTCAGGTCAAACGCTTCATGGCCGTGATGTGTTTGTTCACCTTCGCCATGTTTCTCAATGACGCTGTCCTCGAACCCTATGGGGCAGCCCTCTTCGGGATGAACATCTGCGCGACAACCGCTCTGAATGCCTTGCTCGCCGTTGGCTTCCTGTCGGGTTTGCTGCTGAGCGGTTTTCAGGTGGTTCCAGCAATGGGCATGGTGCGGGGCTGTCAGCTCGGCGCGGTGATGGCCTCATCAGCCCTTGCCGTGATGCTGATGGCGTCCCCGGAGCAATGGCAGCTCATGTTCCGCAGTGCCATCGCGTTGTTCGGCCTGGCCCTGGGGATCTGCATTCACTCCTGTTTGAACCTGATGTTCAACTTCGTGCAGCCAGGCCTGAATGCCGTCCTCATGGGTTTATGGGGAGTGGGTTATGCCTACTCCCGCGGTTTGGCCACGATCAGCGGCGGCAGTCTGTTGACGCTGTTTCAGACCATGACGCGTTGA
- a CDS encoding deoxyribodipyrimidine photo-lyase — MTPFQLVWYKRDLRVVDHRPLLEASARGPVLPLYVVEPALWQQADASERQWLFCRESLCELRAALAELGQPLVVRSGDVVEVFERARSQFGVAALWSHQETGNGWTYQRDKRVEAWAQQHGIAWRDIPQFGVIRRMRSRYGWAKHWEAQMAEPVSDVPTGLHRLDDVDPGVIPEKPCTSLAADPCPMRQQGGRSEGLLELKHFLEHRSTNYSRSISSPNTAFSGCSRLSAYLTWGCLSMREVIQNSRRFKSRGVSSFESRLHWHCHFIQKLESEPAIEFSDFHPFMRGIRDLNRDRLEAWAQGCTGVPFVDACMRALRAHGWINFRMRAMLMSFASYHLWLPWRDSGLHLARLFVDYEPGIHWSQCQMQSGSTSINTIRIYNPIKQGIDHDADGTFIRRWCPELAHLTADQIHEPWRVIDDHPRPIVDCAEAARQARDRIWAIRRSAGFDRHADAIQHKHGSRKAGLKPTATRRRRRPRLDDGGATQLVFDL, encoded by the coding sequence ATGACACCCTTTCAGCTCGTCTGGTACAAGCGGGATCTGCGGGTTGTCGACCACCGGCCCCTGCTGGAGGCCAGTGCACGGGGACCTGTTCTGCCGCTGTACGTGGTGGAGCCCGCGTTATGGCAGCAGGCCGACGCCTCCGAGCGGCAGTGGCTGTTCTGTCGAGAGTCGCTCTGCGAGCTGCGAGCGGCACTGGCCGAACTGGGTCAGCCCCTGGTGGTGAGATCGGGTGATGTGGTGGAGGTGTTCGAACGCGCGCGCAGCCAGTTCGGTGTCGCTGCTCTCTGGAGCCACCAGGAAACAGGGAATGGCTGGACTTACCAACGTGACAAGCGTGTTGAGGCATGGGCGCAGCAACACGGCATTGCCTGGAGAGACATTCCCCAGTTCGGTGTGATCCGCCGGATGCGTTCGCGATACGGCTGGGCCAAGCACTGGGAAGCCCAGATGGCGGAGCCTGTCAGTGACGTGCCAACCGGGCTGCATCGTCTTGACGATGTCGATCCCGGCGTCATTCCCGAAAAACCGTGCACCTCTCTGGCGGCAGATCCATGCCCCATGCGGCAGCAGGGAGGCCGTTCCGAGGGCCTGCTCGAGCTGAAGCACTTTCTGGAACATCGTTCGACGAATTATTCCCGCTCGATCTCCAGTCCAAACACCGCCTTCAGCGGCTGTTCACGTCTCTCGGCCTATCTCACCTGGGGATGCCTGTCGATGCGTGAGGTGATCCAGAACAGTCGTCGCTTCAAAAGCCGGGGAGTCAGCAGCTTCGAGTCGCGGTTGCACTGGCACTGCCATTTCATTCAGAAGCTCGAAAGCGAGCCTGCCATTGAATTCAGTGATTTTCATCCGTTCATGCGAGGCATCCGCGATCTGAATCGCGATCGACTGGAGGCATGGGCACAGGGGTGCACCGGTGTGCCGTTTGTCGATGCCTGCATGCGGGCCCTGCGCGCCCATGGCTGGATCAACTTCCGAATGCGGGCGATGCTGATGTCCTTCGCCAGCTATCACCTCTGGTTGCCATGGCGTGACAGTGGTCTCCATCTGGCCAGGCTTTTTGTCGACTATGAGCCGGGCATCCACTGGAGCCAGTGTCAGATGCAGTCGGGAAGCACGTCGATCAACACGATTCGCATCTACAACCCGATCAAACAGGGAATCGACCACGATGCCGATGGAACATTCATTCGCCGTTGGTGCCCCGAACTGGCACATCTGACAGCGGATCAGATCCATGAGCCCTGGCGAGTGATCGACGATCATCCACGGCCGATCGTCGATTGTGCAGAGGCGGCACGGCAGGCGAGAGACCGGATCTGGGCGATTCGACGTTCAGCGGGATTTGATCGTCACGCCGATGCGATTCAACACAAGCATGGATCACGCAAAGCGGGGCTCAAGCCCACAGCGACAAGACGACGTCGACGTCCTCGCTTGGATGACGGTGGCGCGACGCAGCTTGTGTTCGATCTCTAG
- the frr gene encoding ribosome recycling factor has product MSTQDLEASMRKSVEATQRNFNTIRTGRANSSLLDRVSVEYYGADTPLKSLATLTTPDSQTIQIQPFDLSSLAAIEKAIAMSELGFTPNNDGKIIRINVPPLTEERRKEFCKLASKYAEEGKVALRNLRRDAIDKVKKLEKEGECSEDQSRDEQGTIQKILDRFIAELEKNLADKEADILKV; this is encoded by the coding sequence ATGTCGACCCAGGACCTCGAAGCCAGCATGCGCAAGTCGGTGGAGGCCACCCAGCGCAACTTCAACACCATCCGCACGGGCCGCGCCAATTCCTCGCTGTTGGATCGCGTCAGCGTTGAGTACTACGGAGCCGACACGCCGTTGAAGTCCCTGGCGACCCTGACCACCCCGGATTCGCAGACGATCCAGATCCAACCCTTTGATCTCAGTTCCCTGGCAGCGATCGAAAAGGCGATCGCCATGAGCGAGCTGGGGTTCACACCCAACAACGACGGGAAGATCATCAGGATCAATGTCCCACCCCTCACCGAGGAACGCCGCAAGGAGTTCTGCAAGCTGGCGTCCAAATACGCGGAGGAGGGGAAAGTGGCCCTGCGCAACCTTCGCCGCGACGCCATCGACAAGGTGAAAAAGCTTGAAAAGGAGGGGGAGTGTTCTGAGGATCAAAGTCGCGACGAGCAGGGCACGATTCAGAAGATCCTCGATCGATTCATTGCGGAGCTCGAGAAAAACCTCGCTGACAAGGAAGCCGACATCCTCAAGGTGTGA